A single genomic interval of Panthera tigris isolate Pti1 chromosome E3, P.tigris_Pti1_mat1.1, whole genome shotgun sequence harbors:
- the IGSF6 gene encoding immunoglobulin superfamily member 6, translated as METVKRGKTVLGLEINLILFYVGAACECIVSVSQPQYLEVDHTQEAITIQCSYSHVGCPVEQPRSLWFRYGAHQPENLCLDGCTSDAGKFTVKEALTQNQVSLTVNRVTLNDSAIYICGIVLPLSKEPGAKRTGEGTMLVVREMKGLHILLIAVLSLLSIYMTVVLGIFVVLSKSKSNSLRNKETEDSQKKSAWRIFQEIAQELYNKRHVETRQQSISVKYHKDVMQI; from the exons ATGGAGACTGTGAAGAGAGGCAAGACCGTCCTCGGCCTGGAAATCAATCTGATTCTCTTTTATGTTG GTGCTGCTTGTGAATGTATAGTCTCGGTCTCTCAACCACAGTATCTCGAAGTGGACCACACCCAAGAAGCCATAACCATTCAGTGTTCCTACTCCCATGTGGGGTGCCCCGTAGAGCAACCAAGAAGCCTGTGGTTTCGCTATGGAGCTCACCAGCCGGAGAACCTCTGCTTGGATGGATGCACCAGCGATGCGGGCAAGTTCACAGTGAAGGAAGCCCTGACACAAAATCAGGTTTCCCTTACTGTGAACAGGGTGACTCTCAACGACAGTGCCATCTACATCTGTGGAATTGTCCTTCCCCTTTCAAAGGAACCAGGAGCCAAGCGGACCGGAGAAGGGACCATGCTGGTGGTGAGAG aaatgaagggaCTCCACATTCTCCTGATAGCTGTTCTATCACTGCTCTCTATCTACATGACTGTTGTTCTCGGGATCTTCGTGGTCCTCTCCAAA TCAAAATCTAACTctctaagaaacaaagaaacagaagactcaCAAAAG AAGAGTGCTTGGCGTATTTTTCAGGAAATTGCTCAAGAACTATATAATAAGAGACACGTGGAAACAAGACAACAATCTATAAGTGTAAAATATCACAAAGATGTAATGCagatataa